In one Drosophila pseudoobscura strain MV-25-SWS-2005 chromosome X, UCI_Dpse_MV25, whole genome shotgun sequence genomic region, the following are encoded:
- the LOC4812740 gene encoding trichohyalin, whose amino-acid sequence MQYSWLPQERREVIVREKPPLVISSKRFARIQANASQAAQQERQYRLQLRDQAEEQLRAGGEELLRQFGGRKLCITKAEECRRELEQLREQELEAKRLAEEESAASRREAQSRQKERIAAAQQLLEQLRPGPRELQCARLQSEVLRSVQAQRQVQETFAQALERQAERDRRIYHEQVLNGIEEAQRRRAERCQQLGEHKQDLLSAIAEREKERQAAKAEEHEQARQERERNQRQLREQQRRDEEVRTSRRRQKREEALASLAMAEQRQQRLLMLEEVEQVQCDVHNEAKGRLEQMKRERTRSRVQQRIQRNEKLAQEQAPRLHYSAGADEARHERQLVEMQKAHSAEQARRRQSRERVKNSRLAIQREAEQLAQASREQGEADKREAVDLRLKNDLVHVQFKRQQRQEQLQRMRQLRQQLDEQVRQRHEEETRPDTNYNREAQLECLREDAFFFDYARQLMDTARARGCPLKPFVRAVGQYKNENRIGAGIRVPPHLVTRLSMGRRTAGDSPAETAVKAQSSAEEAKLAAEEEQQRRNIEENLKKIEALVLAEATAKAEVPKG is encoded by the coding sequence ATGCAGTACTCCTGGCTGCCGCAGGAACGCCGTGAGGTCATCGTCCGCGAGAAGCCGCCGTTGGTCATCTCAAGCAAGCGGTTCGCCCGCATCCAGGCCAATGCCAGCCAGGCGGCCCAGCAGGAGCGCCAGTACCGGCTCCAGCTGCGTGACCaggcggaggagcagctgcgCGCCGGGGGCGAGGAGCTGCTGCGTCAGTTCGGGGGCAGAAAGCTGTGCATCACCAAGGCGGAGGAGTGCCGCAgggagctggagcagctgcgggagcaggagctggaggccaaGCGACTGGCGGAGGAGGAGAGTGCTGCCTCCCGGCGGGAGGCACAGAGCAGGCAGAAGGAGCGCATAGCGGCggcgcagcagctgctggagcagctgcgTCCGGGGCCGCGGGAGCTGCAGTGTGCCAGGCTCCAGAGCGAGGTCCTGCGCAGTGTCCAGGCCCAGCGGCAGGTGCAGGAGACCTTCGCCCAGGCCCTGGAGCGGCAGGCGGAGCGGGACAGGCGCATCTACCACGAGCAGGTGCTCAACGGGATAGAGGAGGCCCAGCGGCGTCGGGCCGAGCGCTGCCAGCAGCTCGGGGAGCACAAGCAGGACCTGCTCAGCGCCATCGCAGAGCGGGAGAAGGAGCGCCAGGCGGCCAAGGCCGAGGAGCACGAGCAGGCACGCCAGGAGCGGGAGCGGAACCAGCGGCAGCTGAGGGAGCAGCAGCGCAGGGACGAAGAGGTGCGGACCTCCAGGCGGCGGCAGAAGCGGGAGGAGGCTCTCGCCTCCCTGGCCATGGCGGAGCAGCGTCAGCAGCGGCTCCTCATgctggaggaggtggagcaggTCCAGTGCGACGTCCACAACGAGGCCAAGGGGCGCCTGGAGCAGATGAAGCGGGAAAGGACCCGCAGCCGCGTCCAGCAGCGCATCCAGCGCAATGAGAAGCTCGCCCAGGAGCAGGCCCCTCGCCTGCACTACAGCGCCGGAGCGGATGAGGCGCGCCACGAGCGCCAGCTGGTGGAGATGCAAAAGGCCCACAGTGCGGAGCAGGCCAGGCGCCGTCAGAGCCGGGAGAGGGTGAAAAACTCCCGTCTGGCCATTCAGCGGGAGGCGGAGCAGCTGGCCCAGGCCTCCAGAGAGCAGGGAGAGGCCGACAAGCGGGAAGCCGTCGATCTTCGCCTGAAGAACGACCTCGTCCACGTGCAGTTCAAGCGGCAGCAGCGTCAGGAGCAGCTCCAGCGCATGCGGCAGCTGCGCCAGCAGCTGGACGAGCAGGTGCGGCAGCGGCACGAGGAGGAGACGCGCCCGGACACCAACTACAACCGGGAGGCGCAGCTGGAGTGCCTGCGCGAGGATGCCTTCTTCTTCGACTACGCCCGCCAGCTGATGGACACGGCCCGGGCCAGGGGCTGTCCGCTGAAGCCCTTTGTCCGGGCCGTGGGGCAGTACAAGAACGAGAACCGCATTGGGGCGGGCATCCGCGTGCCCCCGCATCTGGTGACGCGCCTGTCCATGGGCCGACGCACTGCCGGCGACAGCCCGGCCGAGACGGCGGTCAAGGCCCAGTCAAGTGCGGAGGAGGCCAAGCTGGCcgcggaggaggagcagcagcggcggaaTATCGAGGAGAATCTCAAGAAGATCGAGGCCTTGGTGCTGGCCgaggccacagccaaagcaGAGGTCCCGAAGGGATAA